The proteins below are encoded in one region of Streptomyces sp. NBC_00490:
- the lexA gene encoding transcriptional repressor LexA, translating to MTTTADSATITAQDRSQGRLEPVHAMNEATNPEGHKRSLPGRPPGIRADSSGLTDRQRRVIEVIRDSVQRRGYPPSMREIGQAVGLSSTSSVAHQLMALERKGFLRRDPHRPRAYEVRGSDQAASAQPTDTAGKPAASYVPLVGRIAAGGPILAEESVEDVFPLPRQLVGDGELFVLKVVGDSMIEAAICDGDWVTVRRQPVAENGDIVAAMLDGEATVKRFKREDGHVWLLPHNAAYEPIPGDDATILGKVVAVLRRV from the coding sequence GTGACCACCACCGCAGACAGTGCCACCATCACTGCCCAGGACCGCTCCCAGGGCCGACTCGAGCCGGTGCATGCGATGAACGAAGCCACGAATCCCGAGGGGCACAAGCGCTCCCTGCCGGGCCGACCGCCAGGCATCCGGGCGGACAGCTCGGGGCTCACCGACAGGCAGCGCCGGGTGATCGAGGTCATCAGGGACTCCGTGCAGCGGCGCGGCTACCCGCCGTCGATGAGGGAGATCGGACAGGCCGTCGGCCTCTCCAGCACCTCCTCGGTCGCACACCAGCTCATGGCACTGGAACGCAAGGGCTTCCTGCGGCGCGACCCGCACCGCCCGCGCGCATACGAGGTGCGGGGCTCGGACCAGGCCGCCTCCGCCCAGCCCACGGACACCGCCGGCAAGCCCGCCGCGTCCTACGTCCCGCTGGTCGGCCGTATCGCCGCTGGCGGACCGATCCTCGCGGAGGAGTCCGTCGAGGATGTGTTCCCGCTTCCACGACAGCTCGTCGGTGACGGCGAGTTGTTCGTCCTGAAGGTCGTCGGCGACTCCATGATCGAGGCCGCCATCTGCGACGGCGACTGGGTCACGGTCCGCCGTCAGCCCGTCGCCGAGAACGGCGACATCGTGGCCGCGATGCTCGACGGCGAGGCCACCGTCAAGCGCTTCAAGCGCGAGGACGGCCACGTCTGGCTGCTCCCGCACAACGCCGCCTACGAGCCGATCCCCGGCGACGACGCGACCATCCTCGGCAAGGTGGTGGCAGTGCTGCGCCGCGTGTGA
- the nrdR gene encoding transcriptional regulator NrdR, which translates to MHCPFCRHPDSRVVDSRTTDDGTSIRRRRQCPDCSRRFTTVETCSLMVVKRSGVTEPFSRTKVINGVRKACQGRPVTEDALAQLGQRVEEAVRATGSAELTTHDVGLAILGPLQELDLVAYLRFASVYRAFDSLEDFEAAIVELRHQTGPPTADDEDREGAVTGSQEDDRGSGGTAQVPEPAHAAD; encoded by the coding sequence ATGCACTGCCCCTTCTGCAGGCACCCCGACAGTCGCGTCGTCGACAGTCGTACGACCGACGACGGCACGTCGATCCGCAGGCGCCGCCAGTGTCCGGACTGCTCCCGTCGTTTCACGACCGTGGAGACGTGCTCGCTCATGGTGGTCAAGCGGTCCGGGGTCACCGAGCCTTTCAGCCGTACCAAGGTCATCAACGGCGTGCGCAAGGCATGCCAGGGACGACCTGTCACCGAGGACGCGCTCGCCCAACTCGGCCAACGGGTCGAGGAGGCGGTGCGGGCCACCGGAAGCGCCGAGCTGACCACCCATGACGTGGGGCTGGCCATACTCGGCCCGTTGCAGGAGCTCGACCTGGTCGCCTATCTGCGATTCGCCTCCGTCTACCGGGCGTTCGACTCGCTCGAGGACTTCGAGGCCGCGATCGTGGAGCTCAGGCACCAGACGGGACCGCCCACCGCGGACGACGAGGACCGCGAAGGGGCTGTCACGGGGAGCCAGGAAGACGACCGCGGGTCCGGAGGGACTGCTCAGGTCCCCGAACCCGCCCACGCCGCCGACTGA
- a CDS encoding vitamin B12-dependent ribonucleotide reductase yields the protein MTETASGPARSSRAKGTKATKGLRIERIHTTPGVHPYDEVAWERRDVVMTNWRDGSVNFEQRGVEFPDFWSVNAVNIVTSKYFRGAVGTPQRETGLRQLIDRIVKTYRKAGEDYKYFASPADAEIFEHELAYALLHQIFSFNSPVWFNVGTPQPQQVSACFILAVDDSMESILDWYKEEGMIFKGGSGAGLNLSRIRSSKELLSSGGNASGPVSFMRGADASAGTIKSGGATRRAAKMVILDVDHPDIEDFIETKVKEEEKIRALRDAGFDMDLGGDDITSVQYQNANNSVRVNDTFMKAVETGGKFGLTSRMTGEVIEEVDAKTLFRKMAEAAWACADPGIQYDDTINHWHTCPESGRINGSNPCSEYMHLDNTSCNLASLNLMKFLKDDGLGHQSFEVERFAKVVELVITAMDISICFADFPTQKIGENTRAFRQLGIGYANLGALLMATGHAYDSDGGRALAGAITSLMTGTSYKRSAELAAVVGPYDGYARNAQPHLRVMKQHSDENTKAVRVDDLDTPIWAAATEAWQDVLRVGEKNGFRNAQASVIAPTGTIGLAMSCDTTGLEPDLALVKFKKLVGGGSMQIVNGTVPQALRRLGYQEEQIEAIVAHIAENGNVVDAPGLKHEHYEVFDCAMGERSISAMGHVRMMAAIQPWISGALSKTVNLPETATVEDVEEVYFEAWKMGVKALAIYRDNCKVGQPLSAKTKEKEKVEVTAKAEATIRETVEKVVEYRPVRKRLPKGRPGITTSFTVGGAEGYMTANSYPDDGLGEVFLKMSKQGSTLAGMMDAFSIAVSVGLQYGVPLETYVSKFTNMRFEPAGMTDDPDVRMAQSIVDYIFRRLALDFLPFETRSALGIHSAEERQRHLETGSYEPSDDEMDVEGLAQSAPRAQELKAVVTPKAEVEAAKPAPKQAHTSAELVEMQLGIQADAPLCFSCGTKMQRAGSCYICEGCGSTSGCS from the coding sequence ATGACAGAGACGGCGAGCGGTCCGGCACGGAGTTCCCGCGCCAAGGGCACCAAGGCGACCAAGGGGCTGCGTATCGAGCGCATCCACACCACCCCCGGCGTGCATCCGTACGACGAGGTGGCCTGGGAGCGTCGTGACGTCGTCATGACCAACTGGCGCGACGGCTCGGTCAACTTCGAGCAGCGTGGCGTCGAGTTCCCCGACTTCTGGTCGGTGAACGCGGTCAACATCGTCACCAGCAAGTACTTCCGCGGTGCCGTCGGCACCCCGCAGCGCGAGACCGGCCTCAGGCAGCTGATCGACCGCATCGTGAAGACGTATCGGAAGGCCGGCGAGGACTACAAGTACTTCGCCTCGCCCGCCGACGCCGAGATCTTCGAGCACGAGCTGGCGTACGCCCTCCTGCACCAGATCTTCAGCTTCAACAGCCCGGTCTGGTTCAACGTCGGTACCCCGCAGCCGCAGCAGGTCTCCGCGTGCTTCATCCTGGCCGTCGACGACTCCATGGAGTCGATCCTCGACTGGTACAAGGAAGAGGGCATGATCTTCAAGGGCGGCTCCGGTGCCGGCCTGAACCTCTCCCGGATCCGCTCCTCCAAGGAGCTGCTGTCCTCCGGCGGCAACGCCTCGGGTCCCGTCTCCTTCATGCGCGGTGCCGACGCCTCCGCGGGAACGATCAAGTCCGGTGGTGCCACCCGTCGCGCCGCCAAGATGGTCATCCTCGACGTCGACCACCCCGACATCGAGGACTTCATCGAGACCAAGGTGAAGGAAGAGGAGAAGATCCGCGCCCTGCGTGACGCGGGCTTCGACATGGACCTGGGCGGCGACGACATCACGTCGGTCCAGTACCAGAACGCCAACAACTCGGTCCGTGTGAACGACACGTTCATGAAGGCCGTCGAGACGGGCGGCAAGTTCGGCCTGACGTCGCGCATGACCGGCGAGGTCATCGAAGAGGTCGACGCCAAGACCCTGTTCCGCAAGATGGCCGAGGCGGCCTGGGCCTGCGCCGACCCGGGCATCCAGTACGACGACACCATCAACCACTGGCACACCTGCCCGGAGTCCGGCCGTATCAACGGCTCGAACCCCTGCAGCGAGTACATGCACCTGGACAACACGTCCTGCAACCTCGCCTCGCTGAACCTGATGAAGTTCCTCAAGGACGACGGCTTGGGCCACCAGTCCTTCGAGGTCGAGCGCTTCGCCAAGGTCGTCGAGCTCGTCATCACCGCGATGGACATCTCCATCTGCTTCGCGGACTTCCCGACGCAGAAGATCGGTGAGAACACGCGCGCGTTCCGCCAGCTCGGCATCGGCTACGCCAACCTCGGCGCCCTGCTGATGGCGACCGGCCACGCGTACGACTCGGACGGCGGCCGCGCCCTCGCCGGTGCCATCACCTCCCTGATGACCGGCACGTCGTACAAGCGTTCCGCCGAGCTCGCCGCGGTCGTCGGCCCGTACGACGGCTACGCCCGCAACGCGCAGCCGCACCTGCGGGTCATGAAGCAGCACTCCGACGAGAACACCAAGGCCGTCCGCGTGGACGACCTGGACACGCCGATCTGGGCCGCCGCCACGGAGGCCTGGCAGGACGTGCTGCGTGTCGGTGAGAAGAACGGTTTCCGTAACGCCCAGGCGTCCGTCATCGCCCCGACCGGCACCATCGGTCTCGCGATGTCCTGCGACACCACCGGTCTCGAGCCCGACCTCGCCCTGGTCAAGTTCAAGAAGCTGGTCGGCGGCGGCTCGATGCAGATCGTCAACGGCACCGTCCCGCAGGCCCTGCGCCGCCTGGGTTACCAGGAGGAGCAGATCGAGGCGATCGTCGCCCACATCGCCGAGAACGGCAATGTCGTCGACGCTCCGGGCCTCAAGCACGAGCACTACGAGGTCTTCGACTGCGCGATGGGCGAGCGCTCCATCTCCGCGATGGGCCACGTCCGGATGATGGCCGCGATCCAGCCCTGGATCTCCGGCGCGCTCTCCAAGACGGTCAACCTGCCGGAGACGGCGACCGTCGAGGACGTCGAAGAGGTCTACTTCGAGGCCTGGAAGATGGGCGTCAAGGCGCTCGCCATCTACCGCGACAACTGCAAGGTCGGCCAGCCCCTCTCCGCCAAGACCAAGGAGAAGGAGAAGGTCGAGGTCACGGCGAAGGCCGAGGCGACCATCCGCGAGACGGTCGAGAAGGTCGTCGAGTACCGCCCGGTCCGCAAGCGCCTCCCCAAGGGCCGTCCCGGCATCACGACGTCCTTCACGGTCGGCGGCGCCGAGGGTTACATGACCGCCAACTCCTACCCGGACGACGGTCTCGGCGAGGTCTTCCTGAAGATGTCCAAGCAGGGCTCCACCCTCGCGGGCATGATGGACGCCTTCTCCATCGCGGTGTCCGTCGGCCTCCAGTACGGCGTGCCGCTGGAGACGTACGTCTCCAAGTTCACCAACATGCGCTTCGAGCCGGCCGGTATGACGGACGACCCGGACGTGCGGATGGCGCAGTCGATCGTCGACTACATCTTCCGCCGCCTGGCGCTCGACTTCCTGCCCTTCGAGACGCGCTCCGCGCTCGGCATCCACTCCGCCGAGGAGCGTCAGCGCCACCTGGAGACCGGCTCGTACGAGCCGTCCGATGACGAGATGGACGTCGAAGGGCTGGCCCAGTCGGCGCCGCGCGCCCAGGAGCTGAAGGCCGTCGTCACCCCCAAGGCCGAGGTCGAGGCCGCCAAGCCCGCCCCGAAGCAGGCCCACACCAGCGCCGAGCTGGTGGAGATGCAGCTGGGCATCCAGGCCGACGCCCCGCTCTGCTTCTCCTGCGGTACGAAGATGCAGCGGGCCGGTTCCTGCTACATCTGCGAGGGCTGCGGCTCCACCAGCGGCTGCAGCTGA
- a CDS encoding TerD family protein, which produces MNALNKGIRKVEVSLKWDPSPVGSAATDLDIVAATYLEADPYGDPAYVVHFDSRSPDGTITLNRDSKDGKGFGWDEVMTLELNRLDSRYARVVVGVVIQQRSEDRTFVGVLNPALRIREGYTVLTEDDFGSVLGATAATVAEFVRDGSGTWELHPGIHGFEDDPAGYTRAMGQAHRP; this is translated from the coding sequence GTGAACGCCCTCAACAAGGGGATCCGCAAGGTCGAGGTCTCGCTGAAGTGGGATCCGAGTCCGGTGGGGAGCGCTGCCACCGACCTGGACATCGTCGCCGCAACGTATCTGGAGGCGGATCCGTACGGCGATCCCGCCTATGTGGTGCACTTCGACAGCCGCTCCCCCGACGGCACCATCACCCTCAATCGGGACAGCAAGGACGGCAAGGGCTTCGGCTGGGACGAGGTCATGACCCTGGAGCTCAACCGGCTCGACAGCCGTTACGCGCGCGTGGTCGTCGGTGTCGTCATCCAACAGCGCTCCGAGGACCGGACGTTCGTCGGTGTACTCAACCCCGCGCTGCGGATCCGTGAGGGATACACCGTGCTCACCGAGGACGACTTCGGCAGCGTCCTCGGGGCGACCGCGGCGACGGTCGCGGAGTTCGTGCGGGACGGGTCCGGAACGTGGGAGCTGCACCCCGGCATCCACGGCTTCGAGGACGACCCCGCGGGCTACACGCGGGCCATGGGGCAGGCACACCGGCCCTGA
- a CDS encoding YdbC family protein → MLVKWIRCTVVDRRGFERGQRKWAGLLGEPGFRGQGGGWSRGRPGVAHIFSFWESRSFYDSFMARSHDRLASTQSGTFKDAQVKLFDYRFDVKTGFEPRFTDTDLVRVAHCRVHGERAEHFTLMQEKVWNPAMAGSPGMIRGLFGEAPGHEFLVLSMWQSAAEHGKYRTERIERLALRAQTEADVASLTGDIVQLEPSWTV, encoded by the coding sequence GTGCTGGTCAAGTGGATTCGCTGCACCGTGGTGGACCGCCGCGGCTTCGAGCGCGGGCAGCGGAAATGGGCGGGGCTTCTGGGGGAGCCGGGGTTTCGGGGACAGGGCGGAGGCTGGAGCCGGGGGCGGCCCGGAGTGGCGCACATCTTCTCCTTCTGGGAGAGCCGTTCCTTCTACGACTCCTTCATGGCCCGTTCCCACGACCGTCTCGCGTCCACACAGTCGGGCACGTTCAAGGACGCGCAGGTCAAGCTCTTCGACTACCGCTTCGACGTGAAGACCGGCTTCGAACCGCGCTTCACGGACACCGACCTCGTACGGGTCGCCCACTGCCGGGTGCACGGGGAGCGCGCCGAGCACTTCACGCTGATGCAGGAGAAGGTCTGGAACCCCGCGATGGCCGGTTCGCCCGGCATGATCCGCGGCCTGTTCGGTGAGGCGCCGGGCCATGAGTTCCTGGTGCTGTCGATGTGGCAGTCGGCCGCCGAGCACGGCAAGTACCGCACGGAGCGCATCGAGCGGCTCGCGCTGCGCGCCCAGACCGAGGCGGACGTGGCGTCCTTGACGGGCGACATCGTGCAGCTGGAGCCGAGCTGGACGGTTTGA
- a CDS encoding histidine phosphatase family protein — protein MARPRRIVLVRHGESTGNVDDTVYEREPDHALALTERGWQQAEETGKRLREVFGRERVSVYVSPYRRTHETFRAFHLDPELVRVREEPRLREQDWGNWQDGDDVRLQKAYRDAYGHFFYRFAQGESGADVYDRVGGFLESLFRSFEAPDHPPNVLLVTHGLAMRLFCMRWFHWTVAEFESLANPGNAEMRMLVLGDDGKYVIDRPFERWRDPEPYGITG, from the coding sequence ATGGCACGACCACGGCGCATCGTCCTTGTCCGGCACGGCGAGTCAACGGGCAATGTTGATGACACCGTGTACGAACGCGAGCCAGACCACGCTCTGGCCCTGACCGAGCGAGGCTGGCAGCAGGCCGAGGAGACCGGCAAACGGCTGCGCGAGGTGTTCGGCCGCGAGCGGGTCAGCGTGTACGTCTCCCCCTATCGCCGCACTCATGAGACGTTCCGCGCCTTCCACCTCGACCCTGAGCTCGTACGCGTGCGTGAGGAGCCCCGGCTGCGTGAGCAGGACTGGGGGAACTGGCAGGACGGTGACGACGTGCGCCTGCAGAAGGCCTACAGGGACGCCTACGGCCACTTCTTCTACCGCTTTGCCCAGGGGGAGTCCGGGGCCGACGTGTACGACCGGGTCGGCGGCTTCCTGGAGAGTCTGTTCCGCAGCTTCGAGGCTCCCGACCATCCGCCGAACGTCCTGCTGGTGACCCATGGCCTCGCGATGCGCCTGTTCTGCATGCGCTGGTTCCACTGGACCGTCGCGGAATTCGAGTCCCTGGCGAATCCGGGGAACGCGGAGATGCGGATGCTCGTTCTCGGGGACGACGGCAAGTACGTGATCGACCGGCCTTTTGAACGCTGGCGTGACCCGGAGCCCTACGGGATCACCGGATAG
- a CDS encoding ADP-ribosylglycohydrolase family protein: MTADTSPDGRLDRALSSLRGLAVGDALGSQFFVPVNYPLLKRRELPSEPWQWTDDTEMACSVVAVLGAHRRIDQDALAHSFAHHHDFDRGYGPAVNRLLRLVREGGDWRELAAALFNGQGSWGNGAAMRIAPLGAWYADDPEQAVHQAEISAYPTHQHREAVVGAMAVAAAASFAAAPGGPPSPEALLDGVIALVPKSAVGAGLRRARDMLDYGDAGTVAAVLGCGRRTTAHDTVPFALWSAARSLGDYEEAFWSTAQVGGDVDTTCAIVGGVIAGGKAGTPPAAWVERTEALPDWLPTTA, encoded by the coding sequence ATGACCGCTGACACCTCTCCCGACGGGCGCCTTGACCGCGCCCTGTCCAGCCTGCGCGGACTCGCGGTCGGGGACGCGCTGGGCTCACAGTTCTTCGTGCCGGTGAACTATCCGCTGCTGAAGCGCCGCGAGCTGCCGTCCGAGCCCTGGCAGTGGACGGACGACACCGAGATGGCCTGCTCCGTGGTGGCCGTCCTGGGCGCCCACCGTCGGATCGACCAGGACGCGCTGGCTCACTCCTTCGCCCACCACCACGACTTCGACCGTGGCTACGGCCCCGCCGTCAACCGTCTGCTGCGACTGGTCCGGGAGGGCGGCGACTGGCGTGAGCTCGCCGCCGCACTCTTCAACGGGCAGGGGTCCTGGGGCAACGGCGCCGCGATGCGGATCGCCCCCCTCGGAGCCTGGTACGCGGACGACCCGGAGCAGGCGGTGCACCAGGCCGAGATCTCCGCCTACCCCACGCATCAGCACCGCGAGGCCGTGGTGGGCGCCATGGCCGTCGCCGCGGCGGCCTCGTTCGCCGCGGCTCCCGGAGGGCCGCCCAGCCCCGAGGCCCTCCTCGACGGAGTCATCGCGCTCGTCCCCAAGAGCGCTGTCGGAGCGGGCCTGCGACGTGCCCGCGACATGCTCGACTACGGCGACGCGGGGACGGTCGCGGCGGTGCTGGGCTGCGGACGGCGCACGACGGCTCATGACACGGTGCCTTTCGCCCTCTGGTCGGCAGCCCGGTCCCTCGGGGACTACGAGGAGGCGTTCTGGTCGACCGCTCAGGTGGGCGGCGACGTGGACACGACCTGCGCCATCGTGGGCGGGGTGATCGCCGGGGGCAAGGCGGGGACACCGCCTGCCGCATGGGTGGAGCGCACCGAGGCGCTGCCGGACTGGCTGCCGACCACCGCCTGA
- a CDS encoding MFS transporter yields MTTSQLIKEQKPGAARREGHPGIALAVIAACQLMVVLDATIVNIALPHIQDALKFSTTDLTWVVSAYTLTFGGLLLLGGRAGDILGRRRVFTTGILLFTFASLLGGFAQEPWQLLAARVLQGAGGAIASPTSLALITTTFPEGPERNRAFGVFAAVSAGGGAIGLLAGGMLTEWLDWRWVLFVNVPIGVLIAVLTPLYISESERHTGRFDIAGALTSTAGMASLVYGFIRAADQGWRDSLTIGSFGAAIVLLVAFFFVETRAKEPITPLRMFADRNRSGTYVIMLSLAAAMFGMFFYIVLFVQNVLGYTPIEAGLAFLPVTVVIALGAGLSQRFLPVLGPKPFMIAGSALTMIGLFWQTLISSDSSYAGGVLGPMLLFGFGMGLNFVTLTITAVSGVAPHEAGAASGLLNTTQQVGGALGLSILTTVFGTASKDEAEKQLPQFMADASPEQKAEFAKTHELPAPWGHEVLTQGISTGFIAAASMAVLALATAAFVIRVRKSDLEALAGTAGPGVG; encoded by the coding sequence GTGACAACCTCTCAGTTGATCAAGGAACAGAAGCCAGGTGCGGCTCGTCGGGAAGGACACCCCGGCATCGCGCTCGCCGTCATCGCGGCCTGCCAACTCATGGTGGTCCTGGACGCGACGATTGTGAACATCGCCCTCCCGCACATTCAAGACGCTCTCAAGTTCAGCACCACCGACCTCACCTGGGTCGTCAGCGCGTACACACTCACCTTCGGCGGGCTGCTGCTCCTGGGCGGCCGGGCCGGCGACATCCTCGGCCGGCGCCGGGTCTTCACGACCGGCATCCTGCTGTTCACCTTCGCCTCGCTGCTCGGCGGATTCGCCCAGGAGCCCTGGCAGTTGCTGGCCGCACGCGTCCTGCAAGGTGCCGGTGGCGCGATCGCGTCGCCGACCTCGCTGGCCCTCATCACCACCACGTTCCCCGAGGGCCCGGAACGGAACAGGGCGTTCGGAGTGTTCGCCGCGGTCTCCGCGGGCGGCGGCGCGATCGGCCTGCTCGCGGGCGGCATGCTCACCGAGTGGCTCGACTGGCGCTGGGTGCTCTTCGTCAATGTGCCGATCGGTGTCCTGATCGCCGTCCTCACGCCGCTGTACATCAGCGAGTCCGAACGGCACACCGGCCGCTTCGACATCGCCGGCGCGCTGACCTCGACGGCGGGCATGGCGTCCCTCGTCTACGGCTTCATCCGCGCGGCGGACCAGGGCTGGCGGGACAGTCTGACCATCGGTTCGTTCGGCGCGGCGATCGTGCTGCTGGTCGCCTTCTTCTTCGTCGAGACCCGGGCGAAGGAGCCGATCACACCGCTGAGGATGTTCGCCGACCGCAATCGCTCGGGCACGTACGTGATCATGCTGAGCCTGGCCGCGGCGATGTTCGGCATGTTCTTCTACATCGTGCTCTTCGTGCAGAACGTGCTGGGGTACACCCCGATCGAGGCAGGTCTCGCCTTCCTGCCGGTGACGGTCGTGATCGCCCTCGGCGCGGGCCTGTCCCAGCGGTTCCTGCCGGTGCTCGGACCCAAGCCGTTCATGATCGCCGGTTCGGCACTCACGATGATCGGACTGTTCTGGCAGACCCTCATCAGCTCCGACAGCTCGTACGCCGGCGGAGTACTCGGTCCGATGCTGCTCTTCGGTTTCGGCATGGGCCTCAACTTCGTCACGTTGACGATCACCGCCGTCTCCGGGGTCGCCCCGCACGAGGCGGGCGCGGCATCCGGACTGCTCAACACCACCCAGCAGGTGGGCGGGGCGCTCGGTCTGTCCATCCTGACGACGGTGTTCGGCACGGCCAGCAAGGACGAGGCGGAGAAGCAGCTGCCGCAGTTCATGGCCGACGCCTCGCCTGAGCAGAAAGCGGAGTTCGCCAAGACCCACGAGCTGCCCGCGCCGTGGGGTCATGAAGTGCTCACCCAGGGCATCTCGACGGGATTCATTGCGGCGGCCTCGATGGCCGTACTCGCCCTGGCCACCGCCGCGTTCGTCATCCGGGTCCGCAAGAGCGACCTGGAAGCGCTCGCGGGCACGGCGGGCCCCGGAGTCGGCTGA
- a CDS encoding TetR/AcrR family transcriptional regulator: protein MVTSRWTAAPAQAASLRRRGAVLERAILDAALEQLSTVGWKGLTMEGVAAGAQTGKAAVYRRWPSKEDLVADALQSGLPIIETAPDLGSVREDLLELCRQAREAMYSRPGFALRAVIHECDPIQAERFHGVIFNGVVEPTIRLLREVITRGIKRQEVRSDAANSYVFDAIPAMMMYRSKMCGSEWNDRDLEEMIDQLMVPLLRTSGG from the coding sequence ATGGTTACCTCGCGCTGGACGGCCGCCCCCGCTCAGGCGGCCTCCCTCCGTCGGCGCGGCGCAGTGCTCGAACGCGCGATCCTCGATGCCGCGCTGGAACAGCTCAGTACGGTCGGCTGGAAGGGCCTCACGATGGAGGGCGTCGCGGCCGGCGCCCAGACCGGCAAGGCCGCGGTCTACCGGCGCTGGCCGTCCAAGGAGGACCTCGTCGCCGATGCCCTGCAGTCCGGGCTGCCGATCATCGAGACGGCTCCCGATCTGGGCAGCGTGCGCGAGGACCTTCTCGAGCTGTGCCGACAGGCGCGTGAGGCGATGTACTCGCGCCCCGGATTCGCGCTCCGTGCCGTGATTCACGAGTGCGATCCCATCCAGGCGGAGCGTTTCCATGGCGTGATCTTCAACGGGGTCGTCGAGCCGACCATCAGGTTGCTCCGTGAGGTCATCACCCGTGGAATCAAGAGGCAAGAGGTCCGATCCGACGCGGCGAACAGCTACGTCTTCGATGCCATACCGGCGATGATGATGTACCGATCGAAGATGTGCGGCAGTGAATGGAACGATCGGGATCTTGAAGAGATGATCGACCAGTTGATGGTTCCCCTGCTGCGGACGAGCGGCGGGTGA
- a CDS encoding ribonuclease HII encodes MPYEPPTHTVERSLRATTGAKVIAGVDEVGRGAWAGPVTVCAAITGLRRPPEGLTDSKLLTVKRRTALDVELRKWVTSYALGHASPEEIDTMGMTAALRLAAVRALEVLPVRPDAVILDGKHDYLGVPWKVRTVIKGDQSCVAVAAASVIAKVQRDKMMAELGIDHADFGFADNAGYPSPVHKAALEERGPTPYHRMSWAYLDALPQWRHLKKARSWADGGVPEIEGQLGFDF; translated from the coding sequence ATGCCGTACGAACCCCCTACACACACTGTCGAGCGCTCCCTCCGTGCCACGACCGGAGCGAAGGTCATTGCCGGTGTCGACGAGGTGGGGCGCGGCGCCTGGGCCGGCCCCGTCACCGTCTGCGCGGCCATCACCGGACTGCGCCGGCCCCCCGAAGGCCTCACCGACTCCAAGCTGCTCACCGTCAAACGGCGCACGGCGCTCGACGTGGAGCTCCGCAAGTGGGTGACGTCCTATGCCCTCGGTCATGCCTCCCCGGAGGAGATCGACACCATGGGCATGACGGCCGCCTTGCGACTGGCGGCGGTCCGTGCCCTGGAGGTCCTGCCGGTCCGGCCGGACGCGGTGATCCTCGACGGCAAGCACGACTATCTCGGGGTCCCCTGGAAGGTCCGCACGGTGATCAAGGGTGACCAGTCGTGCGTGGCCGTCGCGGCGGCCTCGGTGATCGCCAAGGTTCAGCGCGACAAAATGATGGCCGAACTGGGTATCGACCATGCAGACTTCGGTTTTGCGGACAATGCCGGGTATCCGTCGCCCGTGCACAAGGCCGCACTGGAGGAGCGGGGACCCACCCCGTACCACCGGATGTCGTGGGCGTATCTTGATGCGCTGCCCCAGTGGCGGCACCTCAAGAAGGCCCGCAGCTGGGCAGACGGAGGCGTTCCGGAGATCGAAGGCCAACTCGGATTCGATTTCTGA